One genomic window of Fusarium verticillioides 7600 chromosome 2, whole genome shotgun sequence includes the following:
- a CDS encoding dynactin 6, with translation MSSKRHSILPAIDRSGPRPPVHFSDSLTISDNAILQGTHSITIQSETVVHPRSKFESNSGSILIGRRCLIHERTHLGTRPVDPNTAQRGGVVLADFVTIEAGSVIEAGNTEIGEGTVVHAGSTIGSGARIGKNCTITQMTKISPGTVLPDNTVVFSNGTRRIDRRNLGDQRKIALMKQLAVLRKMIPSNADKFK, from the exons atgtctaGCAAAAGACATTCCATTCTTCCCGCTATCGATCGCAGTGGTCCTAGGCCTCCCGTCCATTTCTCAGACTCCCTGACCATCTCCGATAATGCGATTCTCCAAGGAACACACTCGATCACGATACAATCAGAAACAGTAGTACACCCTCGGTCAAAGTTTGAGTCAAATTCCGGATCTATTTTGATCGGGCGACGATGTCTCATTCACGAACGAACACACCTGGGAACTCGCCCTGTTGACCCTAATACTGCGCAACGTGGTGGCGTCGTGCTGGCAGACTTTGTTACAATTGAGGCAGGCAGTGTTATTGAAGCTGGCAATACCGAGATCGGCGAGGGTACGGTGGTTCACGCTGGGTCAACTATCGGGAGTGGTGCTAGGATTGGCAAG AATTGCACCATTACGCAGATGACGAAGATTTCCCCTGGAACAGTACTGCCCGACAATACTGTAGTCTTCTCGAACGGAACCAGACGAATCGATCGACGTAACCTTGGTGATCAAAGGAAGATTGCCTTGATGAAACAGCTCGCCGTCCTACGAAAAATGATACCCAGTAACGCCGATAAATTTAAATAA
- a CDS encoding GPI mannosyltransferase 2, with the protein MGFLNHETSPISSLTAAFTAWKGLLLAIALGASVGPDYDTSTSLFFNVVYGPTTPVPALATRLTRWDALYFMHDAVNGKVYEQEWAFGIGLPAVVRGINWLLGLEGWDAIIAIAISHVSHLIAVLALYQLTIVLCNDRKLAYLAAAVHILSPGGLFLSAPYAESTFACLSFVANLVFALGLKAGPDSLKRNIFVIGAGLLYGVSCMFRSNGLFGGVLFAVEAIKDLTALLGGFTFSKILRLVAPVIGGLLVAVGFLAPQVLAWMRYCNVQDNEEQRPWCTRPLPSIYTFVQEEYWNVGFLRYWTPNQIPLFLLAAPMLTILIKSGTEVMREPSRGLRAMISGTDEQCRLLVRTLAAVQTLLAFLAITNYHVQIISRISSAYPMWYWWVASCLMDRQRQSLGYGIVVFISMYAMIQGGLFASFLPPA; encoded by the exons ATGGGGTTCCTTAACCACGAAACAAGCCCAATATCTTCGTTAACAGCCGCCTTCACTGCTTGGAAGGGTCTTCTCCTGGCCATCGCTCTCGGTGCGTCTGTAGGTCCAGACTACGATACTTCAacatctctcttcttcaacgtcGTCTATGGCCCAACAACACCTGTTCCTGCTCTTGCTACTCGCCTAACTAGATGGGACGCGCTGTATTTTATGCATGATGCCGTGAATGGCAAAGTGTACGAGCAGGAGTGGGCGTTTGGCATTGGACTGCCAGCTGTTGTACGTGGCATTAATTGGTTACTTGGACTTGAGGGCTGGGATGCCATTATTGCGATTGCCATCTCACAcgtttctcatctcattgCTGTTCTGGCGCTGTACCAGCTCACTATTGTGCTATGCAATGATCGGAAACTTGCATATTTGGCTGCTGCCGTGCATATTCTTTCACCTGGCGGCCTCTTCCTTTCAGCACCGTATGCAGAGAGCACATTTGCATGCCTGTCCTTTGTGGCCAACCTTGTTTTTGCTTTGGGTCTGAAAGCCGGCCCTGACTCACTGAAGCGCAACATTTTCGTCATTGGAGCAGGGTTGCTATATGGGGTTTCCTGTATGTTTCGAAGCAATGGACTCTTTGGCGGTGTTCTCTTTGCGGTGGAGGCCATCAAAGACCTCACAGCACTTCTTGGTGGCTTCACTTTCTCCAAAATTCTGAGGCTAGTTGCACCTGTTATTGGCGGACTCTTGGTTGCAGTTGGTTTTCTTGCGCCTCAGGTTCTGGCCTGGATGAGGTATTGCAATGTCCAAGATAATGAAGAACAACGTCCTTGGTGTACACGCCCTCTCCCAAGCATTTACACCTTCGTCCAAGAAGAATACTG GAACGTTGGCTTCCTTAGATACTGGACACCCAACCAGatccctctcttcctccttgcaGCTCCCATGCTCACGATCCTCATCAAGTCAGGAACAGAGGTTATGCGAGAACCTTCGCGAGGCCTTCGGGCCATGATTTCTGGCACAGATGAACAGTGCAGGCTGCTTGTGAGAACTCTAGCTGCTGTGCAAACTCTcctggccttcttggccatcaCAAACTATCATGTTCAAATCATAAGTCGTATCTCATCCGCGTACCCCATGTGGTACTGGTGGGTCGCTTCATGTCTCATGGATAGGCAAAGGCAGAGTTTGGGTTATGGTATAGTTGTGTTTATCAGCATGTACGCCATGATCCAAGGCGGCCTCTTTGCATCCTTTTTGCCACCTGCGTGA
- a CDS encoding NADH-ubiquinone oxidoreductase 51 kDa subunit, mitochondrial, which produces MLSTRTAPKKAVGLSRTAVRGLATVQDGAPKRTYGGLRDQDRIFQNLYNRYPVDLKSARKMGDWHKTKEIILKGHDWIISEVKASGLRGRGGAGFPSGLKWSFMNFKDWDKDTKPRYLVVNADEGEPGTCKDREIMRKDPHKLIEGCLISGRAMNATAAYIYIRGEFVEEAAVLQRAINEAYAAGLIGKNACDSGYDFDVYLHRGAGAYVCGEETSLIESLEGKPGKPRLKPPFPAAVGLFGCPSTVTNVETVAVAPTICRRGGSWFAGFGRERNQGTKLFCISGHVNNPCTVEEEMSIPLRELIDKHCGGVRGGWDNLLAVIPGGSSTPVLPKHICDDQLMDFDALKDSQSGLGTAAVIVMDKSTDIVRAISRLSHFYRHESCGQCTPCREGSKWTEQMMKRFEKGQAREREIDMLQELTKQVEGHTICALGEAFAWPIQGLIRHFRPELEARIQKFSQEHGGEALAGGWNHNARAQGKLVSPGQ; this is translated from the exons ATGCTGTCCACGAGAACGGCGCCCAAGAAGGCCGTCGGCCTCTCACGGACCGCCGTGAGGGGTCTGGCTACTGTCCAGGACGGCGCCCCGAAGCGAACATACGGTGGTCTACGAGACCAGGATCGCATTTTCCAGAACCTCTATAACCGATATCCCGTGGACCTCAAGAGTGCTAGGAAGATGGGCGATTGgcacaagaccaaggagatTATTCTCAAGGGACACGATTGGATCATcagcgaggtcaaggccTCCGGTCTTCGAGGACGAGGTGGTGCTGGTTTCCCCTCGGGTCTCAAATGG TCTTTCATGAACTTCAAGGACTGGGACAAGGACACCAAGCCCCGTTACCTTGTCGTCAATGCCGATGAGGGTGAGCCCGGAACCTGCAAGGACCGTGAGATTATGCGAAAGGACCCAcacaagctcatcgaggGATGTCTTATTTCTGGCCGAGCCATGAACGCAACCGCCGCCTATATCTACATCCGTGGTGAATTTgtcgaggaggctgctgttCTCCAGCGAGCCATCAACGAAGCCTACGCCGCCGGCCTGATCGGAAAGAACGCCTGTGACTCCGGCTACGACTTCGATGTTTACCTGCACCGAGGTGCTGGTGCCTACGTCTGTGGTGAGGAGACTTCTCTTATTGAGTCTCTGGAGGGCAAGCCTGGAAAGCCTCGTCTCAAACCCCCGTTCCCTGCTGCCGTCGGTCTTTTCGGATGCCCTTCAACTGTTACCAACGTCGAGACTGTTGCGGTTGCCCCTACTATCtgccgacgaggaggaagctggtTTGCTGGCTTCGGCCGTGAGCGTAACCAGGGCACCAAGTTGTTCTGTATCTCTGGCCATGTCAACAACCCCTGcactgttgaggaggagatgtCCATTCCTCTGCGTGAGCTGATTGACAAGCACTGTGGTGGTGTTCGAGGTGGATGGGATAACCTTTTGGCTGTCATCCCCGGTGGTTCTTCTACTCCTGTTCTCCCCAAGCACATCTGCGATGACCAACTGATGGACTTTGATGCCCTCAAGGACAGCCAGTCTGGTCTTGGCACTGCTGCTGTTATCGTTATGGATAAGAGCACCGATATTGTCCGAGCTATCAGCCGTCTCAGCCACTTCTACCGCCACGAGAGCTGCGGCCAGTGCACACCTTGCCGAGAGGGTAGCAAGTGGACagagcagatgatgaagcgATTTGAGAAGGGTCAGGCCCGTGAGCGTGAGATTGACATGCTCCAGGAGCTCACCAAGCAGGTTGAGGGTCACACTATTTGCG CTCTGGGAGAGGCCTTCGCCTGGCCTATTCAGGGTCTTATCCGACACTTCCGACCTGAGCTGGAGGCTCGTATCCAGAAGTTCTCTCAGGAGCATGGTGGTGAGGCCCTTGCTGGTGGATGGAACCATAATGCCAGAGCCCAAGGCAAGTTGGTGTCTCCCGGTCAATAA
- a CDS encoding NADH-ubiquinone oxidoreductase 51 kDa subunit, mitochondrial codes for MNFKDWDKDTKPRYLVVNADEGEPGTCKDREIMRKDPHKLIEGCLISGRAMNATAAYIYIRGEFVEEAAVLQRAINEAYAAGLIGKNACDSGYDFDVYLHRGAGAYVCGEETSLIESLEGKPGKPRLKPPFPAAVGLFGCPSTVTNVETVAVAPTICRRGGSWFAGFGRERNQGTKLFCISGHVNNPCTVEEEMSIPLRELIDKHCGGVRGGWDNLLAVIPGGSSTPVLPKHICDDQLMDFDALKDSQSGLGTAAVIVMDKSTDIVRAISRLSHFYRHESCGQCTPCREGSKWTEQMMKRFEKGQAREREIDMLQELTKQVEGHTICALGEAFAWPIQGLIRHFRPELEARIQKFSQEHGGEALAGGWNHNARAQGKLVSPGQ; via the exons ATGAACTTCAAGGACTGGGACAAGGACACCAAGCCCCGTTACCTTGTCGTCAATGCCGATGAGGGTGAGCCCGGAACCTGCAAGGACCGTGAGATTATGCGAAAGGACCCAcacaagctcatcgaggGATGTCTTATTTCTGGCCGAGCCATGAACGCAACCGCCGCCTATATCTACATCCGTGGTGAATTTgtcgaggaggctgctgttCTCCAGCGAGCCATCAACGAAGCCTACGCCGCCGGCCTGATCGGAAAGAACGCCTGTGACTCCGGCTACGACTTCGATGTTTACCTGCACCGAGGTGCTGGTGCCTACGTCTGTGGTGAGGAGACTTCTCTTATTGAGTCTCTGGAGGGCAAGCCTGGAAAGCCTCGTCTCAAACCCCCGTTCCCTGCTGCCGTCGGTCTTTTCGGATGCCCTTCAACTGTTACCAACGTCGAGACTGTTGCGGTTGCCCCTACTATCtgccgacgaggaggaagctggtTTGCTGGCTTCGGCCGTGAGCGTAACCAGGGCACCAAGTTGTTCTGTATCTCTGGCCATGTCAACAACCCCTGcactgttgaggaggagatgtCCATTCCTCTGCGTGAGCTGATTGACAAGCACTGTGGTGGTGTTCGAGGTGGATGGGATAACCTTTTGGCTGTCATCCCCGGTGGTTCTTCTACTCCTGTTCTCCCCAAGCACATCTGCGATGACCAACTGATGGACTTTGATGCCCTCAAGGACAGCCAGTCTGGTCTTGGCACTGCTGCTGTTATCGTTATGGATAAGAGCACCGATATTGTCCGAGCTATCAGCCGTCTCAGCCACTTCTACCGCCACGAGAGCTGCGGCCAGTGCACACCTTGCCGAGAGGGTAGCAAGTGGACagagcagatgatgaagcgATTTGAGAAGGGTCAGGCCCGTGAGCGTGAGATTGACATGCTCCAGGAGCTCACCAAGCAGGTTGAGGGTCACACTATTTGCG CTCTGGGAGAGGCCTTCGCCTGGCCTATTCAGGGTCTTATCCGACACTTCCGACCTGAGCTGGAGGCTCGTATCCAGAAGTTCTCTCAGGAGCATGGTGGTGAGGCCCTTGCTGGTGGATGGAACCATAATGCCAGAGCCCAAGGCAAGTTGGTGTCTCCCGGTCAATAA